One Glycine max cultivar Williams 82 chromosome 8, Glycine_max_v4.0, whole genome shotgun sequence genomic window, cttttttgttgtaCGTATTCAAGAATGAAGTAGTGTAGCGTAGGAAATCAGGGTTTCATTTGCATTTTCCTTTTGCAAATGACTAGTAGATCATAGATGAAACATTGGGTAGTTGTTTTACATTAATAAATGCTGATGAAAATGCAGATTGCTtgctacaaaaacaaaagttgattgccttttcctttttttcttttcccaccTTTAAGTTTTCATTCACTTCTAGaattattaattacttaaaGTATTTGCTCAATTTAAAGGTCAGACCATCCCCACAATGCAATTCATTCGGTGGAATCAATAATGACCCTGATTTTGCAAGAAATTGAACAAATTTCCCCAGCTCTTCTTAGACCTCTGTTGGATAGTGTAGGGATTGAAAATCAGGTAACATGCTTTGCATTATGTCGATCTcttatctttttgtttcttttatttatttgcttaTTTGTTATTTCATGTCCTTTTATGTAACTTACAATCTAGTTTGATTTATTTTCCCAGACCATTTCACCTATGTCTTGGTCATTGGGGCAGAAAGTAATTAGCAACTGTGCTGTTAATCTCAAGCCTTATCTCATGAAGGCAGTGGAGTCCTCAGGCAGAGCGCTAAATGAGTATGCACAAATACTAACTGATATTTGCCAGAACCAATCTGAATCCCCTCAATGTGATGATTCAAATGGTGCTAAGAAGACAGTGGTACGTTTTACTTGCAGCACTCTATCAGATAAACTGTTATAGCTAGCCTAATATGTGATATTCTTGCTTAGTATTAATTTTGCTGCATATTGGAAACCATTGAACAATTTAGCTGACTTCTGCAAGTTCTCTAGAACCTTGATTGTTGCTGTTGTTTGTATGTTAGATGTTTCTAAAAATGTTTCAAATCATAAGCAGACTGGTTCTCGATCTTAAAACATGCCCAAAAAGCATAGGCATACTAAAAACTCGAGTAGGAAATGAACAGCTGTCAACCATGTCACCTGTGTTCCATTCAAGGAGGAAGCTCTGATCAAATTCCAGCAGAGAAAAATAACCACTCTTGCTGATTGCTAATAAACCAGTAATTTACCATCAAAATGTTCTTGTTCACTCGAGCTGTTTCTGTGTGTAATAACACTCTAGTTCTGCTATAAGGGGTTGGGGGATATGGATGGTGCCTATCACTATTACATTGAcatcttcatattttttattgttatttgcaACAAGTTGTCACTTGATTTTAGTCTTTGAGCTAGATTGAAGTTAAGATTGGTTGTGTTGCAATGCTTCAGGTTCAGGAAGCTGAGAACAAACTTGATGTTCCTAAAGATGCAGAGGAACAAGTGTGTGATGTAAATTATCTTTTTCCCTTCTCAATGAGTTATTTGATTATAGATGGTTCCTTTCACTATTACATTGAtatcttcatattttttgttgttatttgctACAAGTTGCTACTTGATTTTTGTCTTTGAACTACATTGAAGTTAGGATTTGTTGTGTTGCAATGCTTCAGGTTCAGGAAGCTCAGAACAAGTTTGATGTTTCTAAAGAGGCAGAGGAACAACCATGTGATGTAAATTATCTTCTGCCCTTCCCAATGAGTTATTTGATTATGGATGGTGTCTTTCACTATTACATTGATATCTTCATATcttttgtttgttattatttgcaACAAGTTTTTACTTGATTTTAGTATTTGAGCTAGATTGAAGTTAGGATTGGTTGTGTTGTGATGCTTCAGGTTCAGGAAGCTCAGAACAAGCTTGATGCTCCTAAAGATGCAGAGGAACAACCAAGTGATGTAAATTATCTTTTGCCCTTCTCAGTTGTCAATGAGTTATTTGATTATGGATGGTGCCTTTGACTATTACATtgttatcttcatttttttatcgtTATTTGCTACAAGTTGTTACATGATTGTAGTCTTTGAGCTAGATTGAAGTTAGGATTGGTTGTGTTGCAATGCTTCAGGTTCAGGAAGCTGAGAACAAACTTGATGCTCCTAAAGATGCAGAGGAACAACCATGTGACGTAAACTATCTTCTGCCCTTCTCAATGAGTTATTTGATTATGGATGGTGCCTTTCACTATTACATTGAtatcttcatattttttgttgttatttgcaACAAGTTGTTACATGATTTTAGTCTTTGAGCTAGATTAAGTTAGGATTGGTTGTGTTGCAATGCTTCAGGTTCAGGAAGCTGAGAACAAACTTAATGTTCCTAAAGATGCAGAGGAACAACTGTGTGATGTAAATTATCTTCTTCCCTTCTCAACGagttatttgattattaaattttcctttaaatacaattaaacgcTTGCTTAGTTAAAAGCAACTTTCAATATGAATGCAGTATTAAACTTTTAACTTAATTCTTAATCAGGAAACCAAGGGGCATGAACTGGATATTACTGGTGACAGAGATGTCAAAATTTTGGATGATACAAAGTCAAACAGAAGAAGTGGTACTTCTACTATGGATGGTGAAGCAATAAAAATATCTGGTTCAAATAGGAGACCACATTCTGAAATAACTAAGAACTCCAAAAGAGGAAATGCGAAAGCCAATTTGGAAACTGACAATTTAGAGTCTGTTCAGGAACCAAAATCAGAAACGCAGTTGAATACTGTGCCAAGGAAGAGGGGCCGTAAGCCTAATTCTTTAATGAATGCTGAGGAAGGCTATGATCACTCATGGATTTCTCGGGAAACAAAACCTGGGAAATCAGCTCAATCCAGAAAGGCTCGCAATTGCAGCTCTCCTTATCCATCTTCTGAAAAACCTACTTCCAGAAAGGATAAGTTGCATAGAATGCCTAAAACTGTAAGTGAAACTCCAGTTTCCATGCAGAAAAGTGAGAACATAGCAGAAGCTGTCCAATCCAGAAGGACTCAAAATATTGGCACTGATTTTCCAGCTAATGATACAAGCGAAGGTCATGAAGCTTTAGCTTCTAAACCTAAAGCTGATGAGAATATGGATGCTGCTTCTGTAAATAATAACATTCTTGATGGTCGTCATGTCAAACGTGGCCAgccaaggaaaataaataacacTGGGAATCAAGATGTTCATTCCAATTCTGTGTCAATGTTAAAGGAAGACAACTTGAATTCTCTTCTTGAGAATACTTCTTTGGATTCCCCAACAGTTAGGTTGGAAAAGGAATCTGAAGTAAAAACCATTAGGAAAATCAAATTTTCTGTAAGGGTTGATGGGAAACTTGTGGCTCCAGAATCAGTTGCTAAGAGGGAACCTAGCGCTTCTTGTGGAGATGAGGGAAAACACAAGTCATCTGTGAATGTTGAGCTAGAAAATATAGAAGAGAGCAGATCCTCAGTTCAAACAGATGTTAGGAAAAGGAGGAGGCTTAATGCTACTCCTAATAAGGGTCTCAACAAATCATCAGCTGTGAAGGTATAGCAAGTAACTTTTAACAATTCTCCAGAACATCACGTTATATTAGTAAAACCTCACATATTTTGTCTTTTGCGGTTGATGTCTCCACCTTTTAGGAACTGATTGTAGAATCTGCAAGTAAAATGTTAGGTGGTGTCAAGGAAACCCCACAAGCAAGGTTGAGGAGAAGACACATTACTGCGAATGTAGAGGTATGCATTTTAAATCATTGGAGTTATTGAAATTTCAGTTTTTTCCAATAAAACCCCATTAAATTTCATTGGTTTATGCTGGAAGGTCCTTAATGTGTGATACTCTCTAAGACTATGTACTAATTATGCAAACAAGATGATATGCCTTGGAAAGTCTAATGGCAGTATATTGTGTTCCTATTGCTGCTTttgatttcttaattaaaaatttatatctgATCATGTCTCATTAACTGATGGCTATTGTAAAATTGTactctactctcctcactactaCATAGCAATAGTGATCTATGTTAGAGTTTTGTGGTCTTAGTCCCATATCGCTTGAtttgtaaaaacttgtgtctcattagtGCTATATATAGAAACACCTTGTAAGTGTGCAAAAGtgtgcaagtaataaaaagttctcCTAGTGTAGCTATGGACGTAGGTACATACATTGTGTGCTGAACCACGTTAAACTTTgtgttttctctcttctccttattcctttctcttcttattgCTCTATACCTAAcaactggtatcagagcttggtTACTCCACGGGATTTCCTTAGTTTAGAGGAATTAGTGGGAGTCTTCTCAGTTTAGAGGAGGCAGTGGGAGCAATCGCATTAGAAGAGGGGAGGTGAAGATCAAGAAGTTCGATGACAGAGATTTCAGCTTTTGGAAGATACAGATAAAGGATTATCTATATCAGAAGAAGCTATTATCTATATCAGAAGAAGCTGTATCAACCTTTATCAGGGGTTAAGACAGACGACATGAAGCAAGAAGAATGGAACTTGCTAGATCGACAGGCTCTTGACATGATCAGATTGACATTAGCCAAGAACATCACGTTTAACATCGTAAACGAGAAAACTACTGCAGGCTTAATGAAGGCGTTATCAGATATGTATGAGAAGCCGTCGGTAGCCAACAAAGTATACTTGATGCGTCGGTTGTTCAACCTCAAGATGGGAGAAGGTATCTCTGTAACTGatcatattaatgaatttaatactaTTCTTGCCCAGTTGGAGTTAGTGCAGATTAAATTTGAGGATGAGGTGAAGGCATTGATTCTATTGTCATCACTACCGGATAGTTGGGCTGCAATTGTTACTGCAGTCAGTAGTTTTACAAGGGAGAACACATTAAAGCTTACTGACATCCGTGACTTGATCTTAAGCGAAGATGTTCGCAAGAGAGAAGATCTTCTAGTCATGTTTCCAATTCAGCATTGAATACTAAAGGCAGAGGAAAGACTACCTAGAAGGGTCAGAATGGTCGAGGCAGATCAAAGTCAAGAGGGAAAGGTCAGACAAAATTTCGAAGTGACAGTTGAAATTGTGACAAGAGAGGTCactttaccaatcaatgcaagGAACCAAAGAAGAACAAGGCTCACAAAAACAAGAAGCGCGATATGATGAATCTGCAAATGCAACAACTGATGAATTTGATGATGCATTAATTTGCAGCTTGGATAGTCCTGGTGATTCATGGATTATGGACTCAGGTGTGTCGTTCCACACTACTCCCTCTAAAGATTTATTGTCTAACTATATTTTTGGAAGATTTGGGGAAGTTTACCTTGCAGATGGAAAATCTCTTGACATTGTCGGAAGAGGTGATATCAACATCAAGACCTCCAGTGGATCCC contains:
- the LOC100527580 gene encoding uncharacterized protein isoform X1, with protein sequence MASASDLTETERSTAKRLRHVGRKLLKCSSVHKLLQLLDKLELLLSTLEQEPTKPIQESLVPSMKALISDELLRHTDEDVKISVTSCINEITRITAPDVPYDDEQMKEIFKLTVASFEKLSHISGRGYEKALTILNNVNKVRLCLVMLDLECNDLVIEMFQHFLRFIRSDHPHNAIHSVESIMTLILQEIEQISPALLRPLLDSVGIENQTISPMSWSLGQKVISNCAVNLKPYLMKAVESSGRALNEYAQILTDICQNQSESPQCDDSNGAKKTVVQEAENKLDVPKDAEEQVCDVQEAQNKFDVSKEAEEQPCDVQEAQNKLDAPKDAEEQPSDVQEAENKLDAPKDAEEQPCDVQEAENKLNVPKDAEEQLCDETKGHELDITGDRDVKILDDTKSNRRSGTSTMDGEAIKISGSNRRPHSEITKNSKRGNAKANLETDNLESVQEPKSETQLNTVPRKRGRKPNSLMNAEEGYDHSWISRETKPGKSAQSRKARNCSSPYPSSEKPTSRKDKLHRMPKTVSETPVSMQKSENIAEAVQSRRTQNIGTDFPANDTSEGHEALASKPKADENMDAASVNNNILDGRHVKRGQPRKINNTGNQDVHSNSVSMLKEDNLNSLLENTSLDSPTVRLEKESEVKTIRKIKFSVRVDGKLVAPESVAKREPSASCGDEGKHKSSVNVELENIEESRSSVQTDVRKRRRLNATPNKGLNKSSAVKELIVESASKMLGGVKETPQARLRRRHITANVEASDDGNSLVGRRIKVWWPKDKMFYEGVIDSYDPIKGKHKILYADGDVEVLNLKRQRWEPVTVDVVLDEEGLAHQRLAQASDIAEKGKEKSTLESAKGANINSQSSKRRASASAGISKSVKSADTSAVDLADDSPIIFSRKDSRTPKTKRRV
- the LOC100527580 gene encoding uncharacterized protein isoform X2; amino-acid sequence: MASASDLTETERSTAKRLRHVGRKLLKCSSVHKLLQLLDKLELLLSTLEQEPTKPIQESLVPSMKALISDELLRHTDEDVKISVTSCINEITRITAPDVPYDDEQMKEIFKLTVASFEKLSHISGRGYEKALTILNNVNKVRLCLVMLDLECNDLVIEMFQHFLRFIRSDHPHNAIHSVESIMTLILQEIEQISPALLRPLLDSVGIENQAVESSGRALNEYAQILTDICQNQSESPQCDDSNGAKKTVVQEAENKLDVPKDAEEQVCDVQEAQNKFDVSKEAEEQPCDVQEAQNKLDAPKDAEEQPSDVQEAENKLDAPKDAEEQPCDVQEAENKLNVPKDAEEQLCDETKGHELDITGDRDVKILDDTKSNRRSGTSTMDGEAIKISGSNRRPHSEITKNSKRGNAKANLETDNLESVQEPKSETQLNTVPRKRGRKPNSLMNAEEGYDHSWISRETKPGKSAQSRKARNCSSPYPSSEKPTSRKDKLHRMPKTVSETPVSMQKSENIAEAVQSRRTQNIGTDFPANDTSEGHEALASKPKADENMDAASVNNNILDGRHVKRGQPRKINNTGNQDVHSNSVSMLKEDNLNSLLENTSLDSPTVRLEKESEVKTIRKIKFSVRVDGKLVAPESVAKREPSASCGDEGKHKSSVNVELENIEESRSSVQTDVRKRRRLNATPNKGLNKSSAVKELIVESASKMLGGVKETPQARLRRRHITANVEASDDGNSLVGRRIKVWWPKDKMFYEGVIDSYDPIKGKHKILYADGDVEVLNLKRQRWEPVTVDVVLDEEGLAHQRLAQASDIAEKGKEKSTLESAKGANINSQSSKRRASASAGISKSVKSADTSAVDLADDSPIIFSRKDSRTPKTKRRV